The Listeria monocytogenes genome window below encodes:
- a CDS encoding Cof-type HAD-IIB family hydrolase, producing MNQTYELKEQTMSKKLIVLDLDGTTLRDDLTISSHTKSTLEKARMAGHEVMIATGRPYRISGSYYHELGLTTPIVNFNGAVYHHPRLTTFAEGYHHAIDLQVVHELLDFSNGFSLDNIAAEVQDNVFLKERNNSVPETFHLGTENIVFGNIRDAIKSDATSLLFFGKMDQLDLISKHLDESLSGVISHHTWGASAWPAVEIIKFGIHKAIGVQAAAKTLGFDRKDIIAFGDETNDLQMLDYAGVGVAMGNAAESVKNVANVVTTSNQDDGIAVYLEENLNL from the coding sequence TTGAACCAAACATATGAATTAAAGGAGCAAACTATGTCTAAAAAATTAATCGTACTAGACCTTGATGGGACAACACTTAGAGATGATTTAACTATCTCTTCGCATACAAAAAGCACTTTAGAAAAGGCGCGCATGGCCGGTCATGAAGTAATGATTGCGACTGGACGCCCATATCGAATTAGTGGTTCTTACTATCATGAACTCGGATTAACCACACCAATCGTAAATTTCAATGGTGCCGTGTATCATCATCCTAGACTTACTACATTTGCGGAAGGCTATCACCATGCCATTGATTTACAAGTTGTTCACGAGTTACTTGATTTTTCCAACGGCTTTTCATTAGATAATATCGCAGCAGAAGTACAAGATAATGTCTTCTTAAAAGAACGAAACAATAGCGTTCCCGAAACATTCCATTTAGGTACTGAAAATATTGTATTCGGAAACATCCGTGATGCTATTAAGTCAGATGCTACTTCATTATTATTTTTCGGAAAAATGGACCAACTTGATTTAATTAGTAAACACTTGGATGAGTCTCTTTCTGGTGTTATTTCTCACCATACATGGGGTGCATCTGCCTGGCCAGCTGTAGAAATTATTAAATTCGGTATTCATAAAGCCATCGGCGTTCAAGCCGCTGCTAAAACACTTGGTTTTGACCGTAAAGATATCATTGCATTTGGCGATGAAACGAATGATTTACAAATGCTTGATTATGCCGGCGTTGGTGTTGCTATGGGAAATGCCGCTGAATCCGTGAAAAATGTTGCCAACGTAGTAACAACATCTAATCAAGACGATGGTATCGCAGTCTATTTGGAAGAAAACTTAAACTTATAA
- a CDS encoding YisL family protein: MWGYIHLISWVAIVVLTVTALLIYSKSTKSFTMLQMINRVFYILVILSGIMMVKYSIEQSWILAIFKILMGLIVIGVVEMLLSYRKQQKPTGMFLMIFVIVVVITISLGFYLSGGYPLFN, encoded by the coding sequence ATGTGGGGTTATATTCATTTGATTTCATGGGTGGCTATTGTTGTACTAACGGTTACAGCTCTACTCATTTATTCGAAATCGACAAAAAGCTTTACAATGTTACAAATGATTAATCGAGTTTTTTATATACTTGTTATTTTGAGTGGAATTATGATGGTCAAATACAGCATAGAGCAAAGTTGGATTCTGGCGATATTTAAAATTCTGATGGGACTCATTGTAATTGGTGTTGTGGAGATGCTACTTAGTTATAGAAAACAACAAAAACCAACAGGAATGTTTTTGATGATTTTTGTAATTGTAGTAGTGATTACCATCTCGTTAGGCTTCTATTTATCAGGCGGCTATCCATTATTTAATTAA
- a CDS encoding type 1 glutamine amidotransferase domain-containing protein has product MTLKGKKVIALVSEDFEDLELWYPVLRLREAGASVHLVAEEAKKVYHGKYGVPVTSDYDFDSVRAEDYDGILVPGGWSPDKLRRFDSVLDLVRAFDKAKKPIGQICHAGWVLVSAGILEGVNVTSTPGIKDDMTNAGAIWHNEPVVTDGHIISSRRPPDLPEYLPAFISALED; this is encoded by the coding sequence ATGACTTTAAAAGGTAAAAAAGTTATTGCGCTTGTCAGTGAAGACTTTGAGGATTTAGAACTTTGGTATCCAGTGCTTAGATTACGCGAGGCAGGAGCTTCGGTGCATCTAGTGGCTGAAGAAGCAAAGAAAGTTTATCACGGTAAGTACGGAGTTCCTGTTACTTCTGACTATGATTTTGATTCTGTTCGCGCAGAAGATTATGATGGAATTTTAGTTCCGGGTGGCTGGTCCCCAGATAAATTACGCCGTTTTGATAGCGTGCTAGATTTGGTTCGTGCGTTTGATAAAGCGAAAAAACCAATTGGACAAATTTGCCATGCTGGATGGGTACTTGTTTCTGCCGGGATTTTAGAAGGCGTGAATGTAACAAGTACACCAGGAATTAAAGATGATATGACGAATGCGGGTGCTATTTGGCATAATGAGCCTGTTGTAACAGACGGCCACATTATTTCAAGTCGCCGCCCACCAGACCTTCCAGAATATTTACCAGCGTTTATTTCTGCTTTAGAAGATTAA
- a CDS encoding YitT family protein, producing the protein MSSKIVYKEYAKKTAIAIIAALLNAIGMNFFLIPAQVYAAGLNGVAQLGSDMLRDSMNISISTGLLVLLLNIPVAILGWLKVGKSFTVFSFLTVAFMSFFLIVIPEVQVSNDILLNAIFGALIASVGIGLALKFGISTGGLDIVAMYITIKTGRSFGKYFLLLNGVIIIVAGFAYDWTFALYTLISLYVQSRVIDIIHTRHQKLTVMIMTQHSETVIKAIHENMVRGITVVDAMGGYSKEDVAMLIMVITRYELYDITHIVGEFDSKAFINVMETSSVFGDFRSEADQKLAMAMYKNKMM; encoded by the coding sequence ATGAGTTCAAAAATAGTATATAAAGAGTATGCTAAAAAAACCGCCATTGCAATAATAGCAGCACTTTTAAATGCAATAGGCATGAACTTCTTTTTAATACCAGCACAAGTTTATGCAGCTGGATTAAATGGGGTTGCACAACTAGGTTCAGACATGTTACGTGATTCAATGAATATTTCTATTTCAACAGGGCTGCTCGTTCTGTTATTAAATATTCCAGTGGCAATTTTAGGTTGGTTAAAAGTTGGGAAATCATTTACTGTTTTCAGCTTTTTGACAGTTGCTTTTATGTCCTTTTTCTTAATTGTTATTCCAGAGGTACAAGTATCTAATGATATTTTGCTTAATGCCATTTTTGGTGCATTAATTGCATCTGTAGGGATTGGTCTGGCTTTGAAATTCGGTATCTCTACTGGCGGACTAGATATAGTCGCAATGTATATCACTATTAAAACAGGACGTTCTTTCGGGAAATACTTCTTGCTTCTAAATGGAGTTATTATTATTGTAGCGGGCTTTGCATATGATTGGACATTTGCGCTATATACGCTCATTTCTTTATACGTTCAAAGCAGAGTCATCGATATTATTCATACAAGACATCAGAAATTGACAGTGATGATTATGACGCAACATTCCGAAACAGTAATTAAAGCAATCCATGAAAATATGGTGCGCGGAATTACGGTTGTTGATGCAATGGGAGGCTATTCAAAGGAAGATGTAGCAATGCTTATTATGGTGATTACGCGTTATGAACTATATGATATTACGCACATTGTGGGAGAATTTGACTCTAAAGCATTTATTAATGTCATGGAGACCTCAAGCGTATTCGGTGATTTTCGTTCAGAAGCAGATCAAAAATTAGCAATGGCGATGTATAAAAATAAAATGATGTAA
- a CDS encoding GNAT family N-acetyltransferase has protein sequence MNYEMISDYKDNKMYRDSFNKLAESTFDINFEEWYSDGFWNDKYVCYSYIDDNKVIANVSINKMNLIYQGEDYRALQIGTVMTHPDYRGQGLAKKLLEHVIAKYEDQYDFLYLFGNDTVLDFYPKFGFERVEESSFTVDACSLKRKASNLKKLNPGNKTDFQLISRIVSERTPLSKILDVRESEDLLMFYVLIALKNELYYIDELDVIVLMEQEDADLYVLDILSTKKLDVVEVLSYLPIKKIETIHLLFTPEKSKYIDAAHIIETEDMLFVRPNILTSENYFLFPATSHA, from the coding sequence ATGAATTATGAAATGATAAGTGATTATAAAGATAATAAAATGTATCGTGATAGTTTTAATAAGCTTGCTGAAAGTACATTTGATATTAATTTTGAAGAATGGTACAGTGACGGCTTTTGGAATGATAAGTATGTTTGTTATTCTTATATTGATGATAATAAGGTGATTGCGAATGTCTCTATCAATAAGATGAATCTAATTTACCAAGGGGAAGATTACCGCGCCTTGCAAATTGGGACAGTAATGACGCATCCGGATTATCGGGGGCAAGGACTTGCTAAAAAATTATTAGAGCATGTCATAGCAAAATACGAAGACCAGTATGATTTTCTTTATCTATTTGGGAATGATACGGTACTGGATTTTTACCCGAAATTTGGATTTGAGCGTGTGGAGGAAAGCAGTTTTACTGTAGATGCTTGCAGTTTGAAAAGAAAAGCTAGTAATTTAAAAAAGCTGAATCCCGGTAATAAAACGGATTTTCAGCTAATAAGTCGTATTGTATCCGAAAGAACGCCACTTTCTAAGATTCTAGATGTTCGAGAAAGTGAAGATTTGTTGATGTTTTATGTATTGATTGCGTTGAAAAATGAGCTTTATTATATAGACGAATTAGATGTAATTGTACTGATGGAGCAAGAAGATGCTGATTTATATGTGCTAGATATACTTAGTACGAAAAAACTAGATGTGGTGGAAGTTCTAAGTTATCTACCTATCAAAAAAATCGAAACAATTCATCTTCTTTTCACACCGGAAAAAAGCAAATACATTGATGCAGCACATATTATTGAAACCGAAGATATGTTATTTGTACGCCCGAATATACTAACGAGTGAGAATTATTTCTTATTCCCAGCTACATCTCATGCTTGA
- a CDS encoding NCS2 family permease — MFQLKANGTDVKTEVISGFTTFLTMVYIVVVNPAILSAAGVPFNTVFMATIISAVIGTLWMAIFANYPIAIAPGLGMNAYFVTVVTTQKLDYSVAFAAVFVAGIIFLLLSLTPLREKIIEAIPHNLKAGITAGIGLFIAFLGFRMTGIIVSNDSNLVGLGDLHSKEAILAIVGLLITLILLALNVKGALFIGMIATGIIAFITGELKFTEGIVKLPPMPEFVFTNPFNAFGDVMSYGLYAVVLSFLLITIFDTTGTMIGVAKKAGLMKGESLPNAKQALMADAVATSVGSMFGTTPTSAYIESSAGVATGGRTGLTTLTVAILFMVSAFFAPLVGAVSGISAITAPALIIVGSMMIGAVKEIDWDTLDEAFPAFLVILAMPLTSSIAIGLAFGFISYPVLKVFTGKWRELNWFLIVIAVLFFILVAFLPH; from the coding sequence ATGTTTCAATTAAAAGCAAACGGTACAGATGTTAAAACGGAAGTTATCTCTGGTTTTACTACATTCCTAACGATGGTATATATCGTAGTAGTTAACCCCGCAATTCTTTCCGCAGCAGGTGTTCCATTCAACACTGTATTCATGGCAACAATCATTTCAGCAGTTATCGGTACATTATGGATGGCGATTTTCGCTAACTATCCAATCGCGATTGCGCCAGGACTTGGTATGAATGCTTATTTCGTGACAGTAGTTACAACTCAAAAACTAGATTATTCGGTCGCATTCGCTGCGGTCTTTGTAGCAGGTATTATTTTCTTATTACTATCTTTAACACCGCTTCGTGAAAAAATCATTGAAGCTATTCCACATAATTTAAAAGCTGGGATCACAGCTGGTATAGGTTTATTTATCGCTTTCCTCGGTTTCCGTATGACAGGTATTATCGTTTCTAATGATTCTAACTTAGTAGGTTTAGGTGACTTACATTCTAAAGAAGCCATTTTAGCTATTGTCGGTCTTTTAATCACTTTAATTTTGCTCGCTTTAAACGTAAAAGGGGCTTTATTCATCGGAATGATTGCAACTGGTATTATCGCGTTTATCACTGGTGAACTAAAATTCACAGAAGGTATTGTCAAACTTCCTCCGATGCCAGAATTCGTCTTCACTAATCCATTTAACGCTTTTGGTGATGTGATGAGTTACGGGCTTTATGCCGTCGTCTTGTCCTTCTTGCTCATAACGATTTTTGATACAACTGGAACAATGATTGGTGTCGCTAAAAAAGCTGGCCTAATGAAAGGTGAATCACTGCCAAATGCCAAACAAGCTTTAATGGCTGACGCAGTTGCAACAAGTGTTGGTTCGATGTTTGGTACCACACCAACAAGTGCTTATATCGAATCTTCCGCAGGGGTTGCGACTGGTGGACGTACTGGTCTTACTACGCTTACAGTAGCCATCCTCTTCATGGTTTCAGCATTCTTTGCACCACTCGTTGGCGCTGTTTCAGGAATTTCTGCAATCACTGCACCAGCACTTATCATTGTTGGTAGCATGATGATTGGTGCTGTAAAAGAAATCGACTGGGATACATTAGATGAAGCTTTCCCTGCTTTCTTAGTTATTCTAGCAATGCCACTTACTTCAAGCATTGCTATCGGCCTAGCATTTGGCTTCATTTCTTATCCAGTATTAAAAGTTTTCACTGGTAAATGGCGCGAACTTAATTGGTTCCTAATCGTTATCGCTGTATTATTCTTCATCCTTGTGGCATTTTTACCACATTAA
- the yjfP gene encoding esterase: MIQVENEQIAGIPVLHISNSENADKMLPTIIFYHGFTSQKELYLHYGYLLAQRGFRVILPDAKLHGERLQGANPEDQATFFWDVIETNITEFPLITDELIKAGKTDANRIGVGGVSMGAITSLGLLGLYENIKVAVSLMGSAYYVDFAKELSKYALAQGLTFPFDVDERILALQKYDLTQNITKINNRPLLLWHGKKDDVVPFAYSEKLYQTLVEESLADNVQFIIDDNAKHKVSVEGMLQGVSFFEKFL; the protein is encoded by the coding sequence ATGATTCAAGTGGAAAATGAACAAATTGCGGGAATACCAGTTTTACATATTAGTAATAGTGAAAATGCAGATAAAATGTTACCAACGATTATCTTTTATCATGGCTTTACTTCTCAAAAAGAATTATATTTACATTATGGTTATTTACTTGCGCAACGAGGCTTCCGCGTGATTTTGCCAGATGCGAAGTTGCATGGCGAGCGCCTACAAGGAGCAAATCCGGAAGATCAAGCTACATTTTTTTGGGATGTGATTGAAACAAATATTACGGAGTTCCCGTTGATTACAGATGAGCTAATTAAAGCTGGGAAAACAGATGCGAATCGTATCGGTGTTGGCGGAGTTTCCATGGGAGCTATTACTTCGCTTGGTCTTCTTGGGCTATATGAAAATATTAAAGTAGCTGTTAGTTTAATGGGAAGTGCCTATTATGTTGATTTTGCTAAAGAGTTATCCAAATATGCGTTGGCGCAAGGGTTAACATTTCCGTTTGATGTGGATGAACGGATTTTAGCGCTACAAAAATATGATTTAACTCAAAATATCACCAAAATAAACAACCGACCATTGTTACTTTGGCATGGCAAAAAAGATGATGTGGTACCTTTTGCGTACAGTGAAAAATTATACCAAACACTAGTAGAAGAAAGCTTGGCAGATAATGTGCAATTTATCATTGACGATAATGCGAAACACAAAGTTTCTGTTGAAGGGATGCTACAAGGAGTCAGCTTTTTCGAGAAATTCTTATAA
- a CDS encoding fumarylacetoacetate hydrolase family protein, translating into MKWLSYLYEGDLAYGILTPDNKIIPAGTVFSNPPATLLDFIKEKPFVPELTGIDGHIDLAEVEIQVPFVPPNNIIAIGKNYYNHVLEMGSKEDVPEHILVFTKSANSLLPHNGNIELHQNITSQLDYEGELAVIIGEKVRDVSEQEALSAIFGFTILNDITARDLQKKHKQFYLGKSLDASCPIGPFVLENNANKELVFHIETKVNGEVRQSDSTDKFIFNLARIISDLSKGHTLLPGDIIATGTPSGVGNGMTPPTFLQNGDIIEITIDKIGTLINKVKKS; encoded by the coding sequence ATGAAATGGTTGAGTTATCTGTATGAAGGGGATTTGGCTTATGGTATTTTAACACCTGACAATAAAATCATCCCTGCTGGAACAGTTTTTTCGAATCCGCCAGCTACTCTTTTAGATTTTATTAAAGAAAAACCGTTTGTTCCAGAATTAACAGGAATTGACGGGCATATCGATTTAGCCGAAGTAGAAATTCAAGTACCTTTTGTTCCGCCAAATAACATTATTGCAATTGGAAAAAACTATTATAATCATGTGCTAGAGATGGGAAGCAAGGAAGACGTTCCAGAGCACATTCTTGTATTTACAAAGAGTGCTAATAGTCTATTACCACATAATGGCAATATTGAGCTACATCAAAATATAACGAGCCAATTAGATTATGAGGGAGAACTTGCTGTTATTATAGGGGAGAAAGTAAGAGACGTATCTGAACAAGAGGCTTTATCTGCCATCTTTGGATTTACTATTTTAAATGATATTACAGCTCGCGATCTTCAGAAAAAACATAAACAATTTTATTTAGGGAAAAGTCTTGATGCAAGTTGTCCGATTGGTCCATTCGTATTGGAAAATAACGCGAACAAAGAGCTTGTTTTCCACATTGAAACCAAGGTTAATGGCGAAGTAAGACAGTCTGACTCTACCGATAAATTTATATTTAACTTAGCGAGAATTATTTCAGATTTATCCAAAGGGCATACGCTGCTTCCGGGAGATATAATTGCTACAGGGACTCCAAGCGGTGTGGGAAATGGAATGACACCACCAACTTTTCTACAGAATGGGGACATTATCGAAATTACTATTGATAAAATTGGGACACTGATTAACAAAGTGAAAAAATCTTAA
- a CDS encoding metal-sulfur cluster assembly factor has protein sequence MDEQLKENLMGALEQVIDPELGIDIVNIGLVYDVELDDDGLCTVSMTLTTMGCPLAGILTEQVQMALSDIPEVKDTNVNLVWNPPWTKDRMSRYAKIALGIR, from the coding sequence ATGGATGAGCAACTGAAAGAAAATCTAATGGGCGCACTAGAACAAGTTATCGATCCAGAACTTGGAATTGATATTGTGAATATTGGGCTTGTATACGATGTTGAATTAGATGATGACGGACTTTGCACAGTATCAATGACGCTTACAACAATGGGTTGTCCGCTTGCTGGTATTTTGACTGAGCAAGTACAGATGGCGCTTAGTGATATTCCAGAAGTGAAGGATACAAATGTAAATCTTGTTTGGAATCCACCTTGGACTAAAGATCGTATGTCACGCTATGCAAAAATAGCGCTTGGAATACGTTAA
- a CDS encoding PTS lactose/cellobiose transporter subunit IIA — translation MEIQVEEAVVKLILHGGNTRKEAYKAIDYAEKYQFDEADKHLQIAQDQFQEGHIWQTKLVSIRDSETVAHPSFLLIHGQDHLMTAQAELQLAKRIIEQYRRQQHLEERLTKLENQA, via the coding sequence ATGGAAATTCAAGTAGAAGAAGCTGTTGTAAAACTCATTTTGCATGGCGGAAACACACGCAAAGAAGCATATAAAGCTATTGATTATGCAGAAAAATATCAATTCGATGAAGCCGATAAACATTTACAAATCGCGCAAGATCAATTCCAAGAAGGCCATATTTGGCAAACAAAATTAGTATCCATTCGTGACTCAGAAACAGTGGCACATCCTTCGTTTTTACTTATTCACGGGCAAGATCACTTAATGACCGCACAAGCAGAATTGCAACTCGCTAAGAGAATTATTGAACAATATAGACGTCAACAACACTTAGAAGAACGACTTACTAAACTTGAAAATCAAGCATGA